One region of Primulina tabacum isolate GXHZ01 chromosome 1, ASM2559414v2, whole genome shotgun sequence genomic DNA includes:
- the LOC142553930 gene encoding auxin-responsive protein SAUR32-like has product MKDLMHEKKKMKVKKGCLKVWVGLEDEECQGFMIPISYLYHPIFKTLLERTRDAYGYEVAGPLKLPCSINHFHHLRGLIEKERSNHRHHIRDRHTYLHGFERHLSFCALVAELLNTLDV; this is encoded by the exons ATGAAGGATCTTATGCAtgagaagaagaagatgaaggtGAAAAAAGGGTGTCTAAAAGTTTGGGTAGGGTTAGAAGATGAAGAATGTCAAGGATTCATGATTCCTATATCATATCTTTATCATCCTATTTTCAAGACACTTCTTGAGAGAACTCGTGATGCCTATGGATACGAGGTCGCCGGCCCCCTCAAGCTTCCGTGCTCTATCAACCATTTTCACCATCTCCGGGGCTTGATTGAGAAGGAGAGAAGTAATCACCGCCACCATATACGCGACCGCCACACCTACCTCCATG GCTTTGAGAGGCATTTGTCATTTTGTGCACTTGTTGCAGAATTATTAAACACCTTGGATGTGTAA